A stretch of Tigriopus californicus strain San Diego chromosome 11, Tcal_SD_v2.1, whole genome shotgun sequence DNA encodes these proteins:
- the LOC131890052 gene encoding chitin deacetylase 7-like: protein MKTVSIVLLALMASAWAQDCDVAPVCDESVCNLPDCVCSNTVPDIPLRDRPMIVYLTFDDAMTKLASDDFYSQLFDGSKTNPDGCPIRATHFLTHLYTDYSLVNKYWRMGHEMASHSITHRANATYWKTLSKDGWANEMSGMKTITKNLANIPEDQIRGVRAPYLQGGGDSQFQMMLEDGFEYDCTMPSRNFGYLNMANGRWPFTYNYRSEMDCQIEPCPKCSYDGIWSQPILDLDDAWLGSGGDPEHGSPCGMLDSCICPECDRPKQIADMIIKNFDIAYNGNTRAPFGLYVHAAWFFGQPFHFEGYLQAVEYMLSKNDTFFVPIHAGIQYRQNPVPLQTLIDGQYEPFKCPTEAELDPTDEYTCTNRQSCRYQDVENEDLSLAEIYMVSCNSCPSTFPWLGNPEGNA from the exons ATGAAGACAGTGAGCATTGTTCTCTTGGCCTTGATGGCTTCGGCTTGGGCGCAAGATTGTGACGTAGCGCCCGTTTGCGATGAAAGTGTTTGCAACTTGCCCGATTGTGTTTGTTCCAACACCGTTCCCGACATTCCTCTGAGGGACCGGCCCATG ATTGTCTACCTGACCTTTGACGATGCCATGACCAAGTTGGCTTCCGACGATTTCTACTCACAGCTTTTTGATGGGAGCAAGACCAATCCTGATGGCTGCCCAATCAGagccactcatttcttgaccCATTTGTACACAGACTACTCATTG GTGAACAAGTATTGGCGAATGGGACACGAGATGGCCTCTCATTCCATTAC CCATCGAGCCAATGCCACTTACTGGAAGACTTTGAGCAAGGATGGCTGGGCCAACGAGATGTCCGGCATGAAGACCAtcaccaaaaacttggccAACATCCCTGAAGATCAGATCCGCGGAGTTCGCGCACCCTATTTGCAAGGTGGCGGAGATAGCCAATTCCAGATGATGTTGGAAGACGGATTCGAGTACGATTGTACCATGCCCAGCCGAAACTTTGGTTACCTAAACATGGCCAATGGTCGATGGCCCTTCACTTACAATTACCGCAGCGAGATGGATTGTCAGATCGAGCCTTGTCCCAAATGCTCGTACGATGGAATCTGGAGCCAACCCATTCTAGATCTGGATGATGCCTGGTTGGGTAGCGGTGGCGATCCCGAGCACGGATCACCTTGTGGAATGCTTGACAGTTGCAT TTGCCCAGAATGCGACCGACCTAAACAAATTGCCGACATGATCATCAAGAATTTCGACATTGCCTACAATGGCAACACCCGTGCTCCTTTCGGTTTGTATGTGCACGCAGCCTGGTTCTTCGGCCAGCCTTTCCATTTTGAGGGATACCTGCAAGCCGTCGAATACATGTTGAGCAAGAACGACACCTTCTTCGTTCCCATTCACGCTGGAATCCAATACCGACAAAATCCTGTCCCTCTCCAGACGCTCATCGATGGCCAATACGAGCCGTTCAAGTGTCCCACTGAGGCGGAACTCGATCCCACGGACGAGTACACATGCACCAACCGTCAGAGTTGCCG TTACCAAGACGTTGAGAACGAAGATTTGAGTTTGGCCGAGATCTACATGGTGTCTTGTAACAGCTGTCCTTCAACCTTCCCTTGGCTCGGCAATCCCGAAGGCAATGCCTAA